One genomic segment of Prochlorococcus marinus str. MIT 0919 includes these proteins:
- a CDS encoding GDSL-type esterase/lipase family protein, whose protein sequence is MDKAPKQLIVIGDSSAYGWGDVIQGGWCERLRRNWMKIEGAPIIYPLGIRGDGLEKVAKRWRSEWQCRGELRRNLPDALLLTIGINDTAKIGRKDGRPQLSSDAFKFGLGSLLREMSKEANVMVMGLTAVKESEMPFAKCLWYSNHACALYERQIEKSCLDFDIPFLPIHQAMLNEPLWETWLHSDGIHLNPLGHEWVYKKILNWPAMIKWSEVLLP, encoded by the coding sequence ATGGATAAAGCACCTAAGCAGTTAATTGTTATTGGAGATAGCTCAGCATATGGATGGGGAGATGTAATTCAAGGAGGTTGGTGCGAAAGGCTTAGGCGCAACTGGATGAAAATAGAAGGTGCCCCTATAATTTATCCATTAGGTATTAGAGGTGATGGCCTGGAAAAAGTAGCAAAAAGATGGCGTTCAGAATGGCAATGCAGAGGTGAGCTTAGACGAAATTTACCTGACGCATTATTGCTTACAATAGGGATAAATGATACTGCAAAAATAGGAAGAAAAGATGGAAGGCCTCAACTCTCGTCCGACGCTTTTAAATTCGGATTAGGCAGCTTGTTGAGAGAGATGAGCAAAGAAGCAAACGTCATGGTGATGGGACTGACAGCCGTTAAAGAAAGTGAAATGCCATTTGCTAAATGTCTTTGGTACTCAAACCATGCTTGCGCTCTTTACGAACGACAGATAGAAAAAAGCTGTCTAGATTTTGATATCCCCTTTCTTCCTATTCATCAAGCAATGTTAAATGAGCCTTTATGGGAAACATGGCTACATTCGGACGGAATTCATTTGAACCCATTAGGACATGAATGGGTCTACAAAAAAATACTTAATTGGCCAGCAATGATAAAATGGTCTGAAGTGTTATTGCCATAA
- a CDS encoding PhnE/PtxC family ABC transporter permease: MKRLTIAKPFLTVLPALAIVPVFIGIIHGFHAGGMDIVYRFFTASITPSLDQLVIKSALQGLQTTIFTALFAWSISIINAIFFGIICSNLFSSIFEIPKFYTNIIKYFLILPRSIHEVIWGLLLLQLFGLNPWVAIFAIAIPYSSLMSRVICDQINTLNEKEFIAIKDSGANPLEVLIIILIPKILPIIWVYGFYRLECALRGATMLGVFGLGGIGTELKLSIQSLQFNEMWTSLWLLALIMIILEKSVEYMQQRKISKNGNDKYLIFTVFIILGSSLVSFFALRYINNDFAVPISFHPIAMPSVNSIVLSFRTLPMFNLIGETLVLTILAAGIAIGTPPILLILCRAKLLEELITYGWLFFRLIPAPLSALLILFCTTPGISVASLALGLYNMGVMGRLLKENINKNTDVFYHGFFAAGASERAAWLYGKLSSQTNSYLAYSAYRSDVILRETAVMGLVGGSGLGWQLQESLSSFNWSEVFVISAMFTLLTIIGETSSYTMQRQWQSRLNINQGFHLKAVSQ; encoded by the coding sequence GTGAAAAGATTAACTATTGCAAAACCATTTTTAACGGTATTACCTGCGCTAGCAATAGTACCTGTATTCATAGGAATAATTCATGGTTTCCATGCCGGAGGGATGGACATTGTTTATAGATTCTTTACTGCTAGTATTACTCCTTCCTTAGATCAACTTGTAATTAAAAGTGCTCTACAAGGCCTTCAAACAACAATTTTTACAGCCTTGTTTGCTTGGAGCATAAGTATTATAAATGCTATATTTTTTGGAATTATATGCTCTAATCTCTTTTCAAGTATATTTGAAATCCCTAAATTCTATACTAATATTATCAAGTACTTCCTAATACTTCCAAGATCAATTCATGAAGTGATTTGGGGATTGCTTTTACTGCAATTATTTGGCTTAAATCCTTGGGTTGCTATTTTTGCGATAGCGATACCTTATTCATCTTTAATGTCTAGGGTAATTTGCGATCAGATTAATACATTAAACGAAAAAGAATTCATTGCAATAAAAGATTCAGGTGCTAATCCATTAGAGGTATTAATAATAATATTAATACCAAAGATTCTTCCTATTATATGGGTTTATGGTTTTTATAGACTTGAATGTGCACTTAGGGGAGCAACAATGCTTGGAGTATTTGGTTTAGGAGGCATAGGAACTGAATTAAAGTTAAGCATTCAATCGCTTCAATTTAATGAAATGTGGACTTCTCTTTGGCTACTAGCATTAATAATGATAATTTTAGAAAAATCAGTGGAATATATGCAGCAACGAAAAATATCAAAAAATGGTAATGACAAATATCTAATTTTTACAGTATTTATTATTTTAGGATCATCTTTAGTCAGTTTTTTTGCACTAAGGTATATAAACAATGACTTCGCTGTTCCAATTAGTTTTCACCCTATTGCAATGCCTAGTGTCAACTCTATAGTTCTATCTTTTAGAACTTTACCAATGTTCAATTTAATTGGTGAAACCCTAGTGCTGACAATACTAGCAGCAGGAATAGCTATTGGGACGCCTCCTATACTACTTATTCTTTGTCGAGCTAAGCTTTTAGAAGAGTTGATCACCTATGGTTGGTTGTTTTTTAGATTAATTCCTGCTCCTTTATCTGCTCTTTTAATACTTTTCTGTACTACCCCAGGAATTTCAGTAGCCTCACTAGCATTAGGCCTTTACAACATGGGTGTAATGGGGAGGCTTTTAAAAGAAAATATAAATAAGAATACCGATGTTTTTTATCATGGATTTTTCGCTGCCGGGGCGAGCGAACGAGCTGCTTGGTTGTATGGGAAGCTATCGTCTCAAACTAATAGCTATTTAGCATATTCTGCATATAGATCAGACGTAATATTGAGAGAAACAGCTGTTATGGGTTTAGTAGGTGGTTCTGGACTAGGATGGCAATTACAAGAATCGCTAAGTTCTTTTAACTGGTCAGAGGTTTTTGTGATATCAGCAATGTTTACACTTCTTACAATAATTGGTGAGACATCAAGCTATACCATGCAAAGGCAATGGCAGAGTAGATTAAATATAAATCAAGGTTTTCATCTCAAGGCAGTATCTCAATAA
- a CDS encoding ATP-binding cassette domain-containing protein, with product MTKLIGVNNVSVSSGSKIRLKNINLSIHAGEKVALIGPSGAGKTTLIEVINGSLKPTTGDISWKGRDINKITRDQKVRIGTLWQDLRLINELSTCQNINAGALGRHNFLWAIGNLLNLVNQKACINCLKAVQLPLDIINISVEDLSVGQRQRVAIARLLRQQADLVLADEPLSNLDPKRANHILDLFLKQKVIHSLHLPDTCLISLHRPEILNRFTRIIGIKKGQISLNSPITEIRTDHIASIYK from the coding sequence ATGACTAAGCTTATAGGAGTAAATAATGTAAGTGTCAGTAGTGGATCCAAGATAAGACTTAAAAATATAAATTTATCGATACATGCAGGAGAAAAAGTGGCGTTGATTGGCCCAAGTGGTGCTGGCAAGACTACTCTTATTGAAGTAATTAATGGTTCATTAAAACCAACCACTGGGGATATTTCATGGAAAGGTAGAGATATAAATAAAATTACAAGAGATCAAAAAGTTCGTATAGGAACTCTGTGGCAAGATCTAAGATTAATAAATGAATTGTCAACCTGTCAAAATATCAATGCAGGTGCTTTAGGTAGACATAATTTTCTTTGGGCTATAGGCAACCTGCTGAATTTAGTCAACCAAAAGGCATGCATAAACTGTCTTAAAGCAGTCCAATTGCCATTAGATATAATCAATATTTCCGTAGAAGACCTGTCAGTTGGACAGCGACAAAGAGTAGCTATAGCAAGGTTACTACGTCAACAAGCAGATCTTGTTCTTGCAGACGAGCCTTTATCAAATCTCGATCCTAAAAGAGCAAACCACATACTAGATCTATTCCTGAAACAGAAAGTAATTCATTCACTACATCTTCCTGATACTTGCCTAATAAGTCTGCATCGCCCTGAAATACTGAATAGGTTCACTCGTATTATTGGAATAAAAAAGGGTCAAATTTCTTTGAATTCTCCAATAACAGAAATAAGAACTGATCACATTGCATCAATATACAAATAA
- a CDS encoding putative selenate ABC transporter substrate-binding protein, translated as MRIKSLPNYSLKSLFWLVLFLIFQFSGKTCFAQEKLILSAIPDQNPERLNRLHTALAEELSEKLNVKVIYRPIISYAAAVSAFRTDNIDLVWFGGLTGVQARIQKPGAQVIAQRDIDAKFRSVFIANHKSKIPDIKGISELKVLKGKRFTFGSENSTSGRLMPQYYLKQAGVAIEDFKGRKPGFSGSHDATLALVQSGSYEAGALNAQIWEKNLENGKVDIKKVKVIWRTPTYADYHWLAQPNLDLRFGEGFTKTLEKQLLSFNKETKRQRLILELFGADKFIPAEASQYKEIEMIGRELGKIND; from the coding sequence ATGAGAATCAAATCACTTCCTAACTACTCTTTAAAAAGTCTTTTTTGGTTAGTTTTATTTTTAATCTTTCAATTTTCAGGCAAAACCTGTTTTGCTCAGGAAAAATTGATCTTGAGTGCAATACCAGACCAAAATCCTGAGCGATTGAATCGTCTACATACAGCACTCGCTGAAGAGCTTAGTGAAAAACTGAATGTAAAAGTTATATATAGACCTATTATCAGCTACGCTGCAGCCGTAAGTGCCTTTAGGACAGATAATATAGACTTGGTTTGGTTCGGAGGATTAACAGGTGTTCAAGCAAGAATTCAAAAACCTGGTGCCCAAGTCATTGCTCAAAGAGATATTGACGCAAAATTTCGTAGTGTTTTTATAGCAAATCACAAAAGTAAAATACCTGATATTAAAGGTATTTCAGAGCTTAAGGTTCTAAAAGGAAAGCGTTTCACATTTGGATCGGAAAATTCGACCTCAGGTAGATTGATGCCACAGTATTACCTAAAGCAAGCAGGGGTTGCAATTGAAGATTTCAAAGGAAGAAAGCCTGGTTTTAGTGGGAGTCATGATGCAACATTAGCTCTGGTTCAGAGTGGATCTTATGAAGCAGGTGCTTTAAATGCACAAATCTGGGAAAAAAATCTAGAGAATGGAAAAGTTGATATCAAAAAAGTAAAGGTTATTTGGCGCACACCTACATATGCAGATTATCACTGGTTAGCACAACCAAATCTTGACTTGCGCTTTGGAGAAGGTTTTACAAAGACATTAGAAAAACAACTACTTAGCTTTAACAAAGAAACAAAAAGGCAACGATTAATTCTAGAATTATTTGGCGCAGACAAATTCATACCTGCTGAAGCATCCCAGTATAAGGAGATAGAAATGATTGGGAGAGAACTAGGTAAAATTAATGACTAA
- a CDS encoding pyridoxal phosphate-dependent aminotransferase: MHEHELISERAKSLEPSMTLEINALAMSLKKEGKDICSLSAGEPDFQTPDFIVEAAIKALRDGITRYGPSAGDPELRQAIAKKVSDTNNFPTTEENVLITNGGKQAIFNLFQVILNKGDEVIIPSPYWLSYPAMAKLAGAVPKTVMTAPKDGFKLNLQKLESQISTKTKLLIINSPANPTGRVMQKEELNGIADILRKHPHVSIMSDEIYEFLISKEQIHHSIGAIAPDLQKRIFIVNGFAKGWAMTGWRVGYLVGPRNVIRKSIALQSQSTSNVCSFAQKGALAAMLGPKESVQAMATSYNERREVLTNGLTEIDGLTLMPQKGAFYAFPELPESCPDSISFCKLALEKENLAIVPGIAFGNDRCVRLSCAASLRTIDTGITRLKNLIKKISLN, translated from the coding sequence ATGCATGAACATGAGCTGATATCCGAAAGGGCAAAAAGTTTAGAACCATCAATGACGTTGGAAATAAATGCACTTGCAATGTCACTAAAAAAAGAAGGCAAGGATATATGTAGTCTTAGTGCAGGAGAACCAGACTTTCAAACACCTGATTTCATTGTAGAAGCTGCTATAAAAGCGCTTAGAGATGGCATAACACGTTATGGTCCTTCAGCAGGGGATCCAGAATTAAGGCAAGCAATTGCCAAGAAAGTAAGTGATACAAATAATTTCCCAACAACAGAAGAAAATGTGCTTATTACAAATGGTGGGAAGCAAGCTATTTTCAATCTCTTTCAAGTGATCCTTAACAAAGGAGATGAAGTAATTATTCCCTCCCCTTACTGGCTTAGCTACCCAGCGATGGCAAAGCTAGCTGGTGCTGTCCCAAAAACAGTAATGACAGCACCAAAGGATGGTTTTAAATTAAATCTACAAAAATTAGAATCACAAATATCAACTAAAACAAAGTTGCTAATCATTAATTCTCCAGCAAATCCAACTGGAAGAGTTATGCAAAAAGAAGAGCTTAATGGTATTGCAGATATATTACGAAAACACCCTCACGTATCAATAATGAGTGATGAGATATATGAATTCTTAATATCAAAAGAACAGATACATCACAGCATAGGAGCTATTGCTCCGGATCTGCAAAAACGAATATTTATCGTCAACGGGTTTGCAAAAGGTTGGGCAATGACTGGGTGGAGAGTTGGCTATTTAGTAGGTCCCAGAAATGTTATAAGAAAGTCAATTGCACTACAAAGTCAAAGCACAAGTAATGTATGTAGTTTTGCCCAGAAAGGAGCTCTAGCAGCAATGCTGGGACCTAAAGAATCTGTACAAGCAATGGCCACAAGTTATAACGAACGTAGAGAAGTTCTTACAAATGGGTTAACTGAGATTGATGGTCTTACTCTAATGCCACAAAAAGGGGCATTTTATGCATTCCCAGAATTACCAGAGTCATGTCCAGACTCAATAAGTTTCTGCAAGTTAGCTTTAGAGAAAGAAAACTTAGCAATAGTTCCAGGCATTGCATTTGGCAACGATCGCTGTGTAAGGTTATCTTGTGCAGCTTCTTTAAGAACAATTGACACTGGTATTACTCGATTAAAAAATCTCATAAAAAAGATCTCACTCAATTAA
- a CDS encoding glyoxalase/bleomycin resistance/dioxygenase family protein, which produces MIVNETSFLIASDHPLKLAQFYSLLLGTEIVQGLSNKHYLVIYKKICKLQIYTPSRDKHLTTRPQSSVSICFAKEPSSDSFSAIKKWIKEISKLGGKLSDGPFSESFGSEAWIADPQGNNFLIFVPQYLPN; this is translated from the coding sequence ATGATTGTAAATGAAACTAGCTTTTTAATTGCTTCTGACCATCCACTTAAGCTCGCACAGTTCTACAGCTTACTTTTGGGAACAGAGATTGTTCAGGGATTGAGTAATAAGCATTATCTGGTCATTTATAAAAAGATTTGTAAATTACAGATTTATACTCCTTCTCGAGATAAGCACTTAACTACAAGACCTCAATCTTCTGTTTCTATTTGTTTCGCTAAGGAGCCATCTTCAGACTCTTTTTCTGCGATAAAGAAATGGATTAAAGAAATTTCTAAGCTTGGAGGGAAACTCTCTGATGGACCATTTAGTGAGTCTTTCGGTTCGGAAGCTTGGATTGCAGATCCTCAAGGAAATAACTTTTTGATTTTTGTTCCTCAATATTTACCCAATTAA
- a CDS encoding uracil-DNA glycosylase: MPPAFQCGSNRFVISRGNALSRLMLVGEAPGANEEISGKPFVGRSGKLLDNLLEIAGIDQEEEIFICNVLKTRPPKNRKPTQKEIRLHLPWLLEQIKDVKPLVIVLAGATATYALLGIKTKLTLLRGTWQNWKGIPVMPIFHPSYLLRNPSKAEGAPIDLTRLDLEEVRKKWTQLNHL, encoded by the coding sequence ATGCCACCTGCTTTTCAATGTGGATCTAACAGATTTGTTATAAGCAGAGGTAATGCACTGTCTCGTTTAATGCTTGTAGGTGAGGCTCCTGGAGCAAATGAAGAAATTTCTGGTAAGCCTTTTGTAGGGAGGTCAGGGAAATTATTAGATAATTTATTAGAAATTGCTGGAATTGATCAGGAAGAAGAGATTTTTATATGTAACGTCTTAAAAACTAGACCACCAAAGAATAGAAAGCCTACCCAAAAGGAGATTCGGCTTCACCTCCCTTGGCTCCTGGAGCAAATTAAAGATGTGAAGCCTTTAGTAATTGTTTTAGCTGGAGCAACTGCTACGTATGCTCTTTTAGGTATTAAGACCAAACTAACTCTATTACGAGGTACATGGCAAAATTGGAAGGGAATACCTGTCATGCCAATTTTCCACCCCTCATATCTATTAAGAAATCCCTCCAAAGCGGAAGGTGCGCCTATTGATCTAACAAGATTAGATTTAGAAGAGGTCAGAAAAAAGTGGACACAGTTAAATCATCTTTAG
- the ispG gene encoding (E)-4-hydroxy-3-methylbut-2-enyl-diphosphate synthase has product MTPNSSTTLTDVTSRRYSTQILRRKTRTVMVGGIAIGSDHPVCVQSMINEDTLDVEGSTAAIRRLHEIGCEIVRLTVPSLSHAKAVGEIKEKLERTYQSVPLVADVHHNGMKIALEVAKHVDKVRINPGLFVFERPDPNRTEFSKDEINGIKDKIVKNFKPIVDTLKSQNKALRIGVNHGSLAERMLFAYGDTPLGMVESAMEFVRICDSLDFHNIVISMKASRPPVMLAAYRMMADTLDKEGYSYPLHLGVTEAGDGDYGRIKSTVGIGTLLSEGIGDTIRVSLTEAPEKEIPVAYSILQTVGLRKTMVEYISCPSCGRTLFNLEEVVAKVRDATSHLTGLDIAVMGCIVNGPGEMADADYGYVGKGKGVIALYRGRDEIKKVPEEDGVNELVNLIKQDGKWFEPKQS; this is encoded by the coding sequence ATGACTCCAAATTCATCCACAACTTTGACAGACGTAACCTCACGTCGTTACAGCACACAAATTCTTAGACGTAAGACAAGGACAGTAATGGTTGGTGGAATAGCAATAGGAAGTGACCATCCAGTTTGCGTTCAGTCAATGATCAATGAAGATACACTGGATGTTGAAGGATCTACAGCAGCTATTCGTAGATTGCATGAAATAGGATGTGAAATAGTTCGCTTAACAGTACCTTCTCTATCTCATGCAAAAGCAGTTGGAGAAATTAAAGAGAAATTAGAAAGAACTTATCAATCAGTACCCCTTGTAGCAGATGTTCATCACAATGGTATGAAAATAGCTTTGGAAGTTGCAAAGCATGTCGACAAGGTAAGAATCAATCCAGGCCTATTTGTTTTTGAAAGACCAGATCCAAATAGAACTGAATTTTCTAAAGATGAAATAAATGGAATCAAAGACAAAATAGTAAAAAATTTCAAACCTATTGTTGATACTTTAAAATCTCAAAATAAAGCTCTACGCATAGGTGTAAACCATGGGTCATTAGCAGAAAGAATGTTATTTGCTTATGGAGATACCCCTTTGGGGATGGTTGAATCTGCAATGGAATTTGTTCGAATCTGTGATTCATTAGATTTTCATAATATTGTTATTTCAATGAAAGCTTCTAGGCCTCCAGTTATGCTTGCTGCTTATAGAATGATGGCAGATACTTTAGATAAAGAAGGTTATAGCTATCCACTTCACCTAGGAGTAACAGAGGCTGGAGATGGAGATTATGGTCGAATTAAAAGCACAGTTGGAATAGGAACACTTTTGTCTGAAGGAATAGGCGATACGATAAGAGTCTCGCTAACAGAGGCTCCCGAGAAAGAAATACCTGTTGCATATTCAATCTTGCAGACAGTAGGTTTAAGAAAAACTATGGTTGAATATATAAGCTGCCCTAGTTGTGGTAGAACTCTATTTAACCTAGAAGAAGTAGTAGCAAAAGTAAGAGATGCAACATCACATTTAACAGGTTTAGACATAGCAGTCATGGGTTGTATTGTTAATGGACCTGGAGAAATGGCAGATGCTGATTATGGATATGTTGGCAAAGGTAAGGGTGTTATAGCTCTTTATAGAGGTAGAGATGAGATCAAGAAAGTTCCAGAAGAAGATGGCGTTAATGAACTTGTGAATTTAATTAAACAAGATGGTAAATGGTTTGAACCAAAACAATCATGA
- a CDS encoding S41 family peptidase, with product MKLKLDTNLLYNCFNSRARRELARALFIFIIVVSPVSALPEKSSLTIRDSPKEVIDQVWQIIYRDFLDSSGAYTEKEWLGIRKKLLSNTYFDSSEAHQVIKDTLLTLQDPYTRFLDPADYKEMRIDTSGELMGIGIQLSLNEKTNKLVIVSPIEDTPAYNAGIQPNDIIISIDDNNTEGMGIEDAVKLIRGEKGTTVSLGILRGEKYIKLSLVRSRIEIRSVISRINSTSIGAKVGYIRLKQFSANAAKEMRVAIGKLESANSDGYILDLRGNPGGLLESSIDISRQWLDKGIIVSTQTRNGIKDVRRANGNALTGKPLVVLVNQGSASASEILSGAIQDNQRGILVGSKTFGKGLVQSVRPLVDGSGITVTVAKYLTPKGTDINKNGIKPDIEVTLNIKNNNPLTSSDLGTPKDNQYVVAENELVRILSKAIDTTYLPTNSNLKYALSY from the coding sequence ATGAAACTTAAATTAGATACAAACTTGCTATATAATTGTTTTAATTCTAGGGCTAGAAGAGAATTAGCTAGAGCCTTATTTATTTTCATAATAGTTGTATCTCCAGTCTCGGCTTTGCCTGAAAAGTCATCTTTAACTATTAGAGATAGTCCTAAAGAAGTTATAGATCAAGTTTGGCAAATTATTTATAGAGATTTTTTAGACTCTTCAGGAGCATATACAGAAAAGGAATGGTTAGGTATTAGGAAAAAACTTCTATCAAACACATATTTTGACTCTTCAGAAGCTCATCAAGTAATAAAAGATACTCTGTTAACCTTGCAAGACCCTTATACCCGTTTTTTAGACCCTGCAGATTATAAAGAAATGAGAATAGATACATCAGGTGAATTAATGGGAATTGGTATACAACTTTCCTTAAATGAAAAGACAAATAAGCTTGTAATAGTTTCCCCAATAGAGGATACGCCTGCATACAATGCAGGTATTCAACCTAATGACATAATCATATCTATCGATGATAATAATACTGAAGGAATGGGAATTGAAGATGCCGTTAAATTAATTCGTGGGGAAAAAGGTACAACTGTTTCATTGGGAATTCTTAGAGGCGAAAAATATATTAAACTCTCTTTAGTAAGATCAAGGATAGAGATTCGATCAGTTATTAGTCGAATTAACTCGACTAGTATTGGTGCAAAGGTTGGTTATATACGCTTGAAACAATTTAGTGCTAATGCTGCAAAAGAAATGAGGGTAGCAATTGGCAAATTGGAATCTGCTAATTCCGATGGATATATATTAGATTTGCGTGGTAATCCAGGAGGTCTTTTAGAATCAAGTATAGATATTTCTAGGCAATGGTTAGATAAAGGAATAATAGTTAGCACTCAAACTAGAAATGGAATAAAGGATGTAAGACGTGCTAATGGAAATGCTTTAACAGGAAAACCTCTTGTAGTATTAGTTAACCAAGGCTCTGCAAGTGCTAGTGAAATTTTGTCAGGAGCAATTCAAGATAATCAACGAGGGATACTTGTAGGGTCTAAAACTTTTGGCAAAGGATTAGTTCAATCTGTAAGACCCTTGGTAGACGGATCTGGTATTACTGTAACTGTTGCAAAATACTTAACACCTAAAGGCACAGATATTAATAAAAATGGAATAAAACCTGATATAGAAGTTACCCTTAATATCAAAAATAATAATCCCTTAACTAGTTCTGATTTGGGAACCCCGAAAGATAATCAGTATGTTGTTGCTGAAAATGAATTGGTTAGAATATTATCAAAGGCAATTGATACAACTTATCTTCCAACTAATTCCAATTTAAAGTATGCTTTATCTTATTGA
- a CDS encoding DUF1543 domain-containing protein, producing MGISDLEQSLFLVVLGGKHKNSNTEVHDARWVVGINIRETFNQLKSQWFGTLKGLHIDSFIKIKYIDGFLVKLTERVNFEGIEDDKDRSNKLWFVNIGSYNSKELNERHSFNFVVARSGIDARKKAKIKLLKDKEIGHIDNVKLVQQIKANDCILEEEINWEVSLIRDELNRDQEMIPDWYGYMRIDK from the coding sequence ATGGGAATTTCTGATCTTGAGCAGTCTCTTTTCTTAGTTGTCTTAGGAGGTAAACATAAAAATTCTAATACAGAGGTGCATGATGCAAGATGGGTAGTTGGTATAAATATTAGAGAGACTTTTAATCAGTTGAAAAGTCAATGGTTTGGCACTCTTAAAGGTTTACATATTGATAGCTTTATTAAGATCAAGTACATAGATGGCTTTCTAGTTAAATTAACAGAAAGAGTTAACTTTGAAGGCATTGAAGATGACAAAGATAGAAGTAATAAATTATGGTTTGTTAATATAGGAAGTTATAATTCAAAAGAATTAAATGAGAGGCATTCATTTAATTTTGTAGTCGCAAGATCAGGTATTGATGCAAGGAAAAAGGCTAAAATCAAATTATTAAAAGATAAAGAGATTGGTCATATTGATAATGTCAAGCTTGTGCAACAAATAAAAGCTAACGATTGTATACTAGAAGAAGAGATAAACTGGGAAGTATCACTTATTCGAGATGAACTAAACAGAGATCAAGAAATGATTCCAGATTGGTATGGATATATGAGGATAGACAAATAA
- the nadA gene encoding quinolinate synthase NadA encodes MLREKVVRLCEEKNALILAHYYQNEEIQDIAHFIGDSLELSRKASKTNADVIVFCGVHFMAETAKILCPEKIVLIPDMDAGCSLADDCEENAFKAFRERYKDHFVISYINCSAAIKAQSDLICTSSNAVDLVNQIPKDVDILFAPDKNLGRWVEKQCGREMTLWNGSCIVHETFSEEEVIKLQLKYPNSEIISHPECEQNLLDLSNFIGSTSKLLEYVQKSNNQEFIVLTEPGILHQMRIKEPTKLFIEGPSIDGCSCNECPYMRLNNIEKLITCLENLEPSIEMDENTRLKAYKPIQKMLEMSK; translated from the coding sequence GTGTTAAGGGAAAAAGTTGTGCGCCTTTGTGAAGAAAAAAACGCTCTAATTCTTGCTCACTACTACCAAAATGAGGAGATACAAGATATTGCTCATTTCATTGGAGACTCACTTGAACTCTCAAGAAAAGCATCGAAAACAAATGCGGATGTGATTGTCTTTTGTGGTGTTCATTTCATGGCTGAAACAGCAAAAATATTATGCCCAGAGAAAATAGTTTTAATACCAGATATGGATGCTGGATGTTCTCTAGCAGATGACTGTGAAGAGAATGCATTTAAGGCCTTTCGGGAAAGATATAAAGATCACTTCGTAATTAGCTATATAAACTGTTCCGCAGCTATAAAAGCTCAAAGCGATTTAATATGTACAAGTAGCAATGCTGTTGACCTAGTAAATCAAATTCCTAAAGATGTAGATATATTATTTGCTCCAGATAAGAACCTAGGTAGGTGGGTTGAGAAGCAATGTGGTAGAGAAATGACTTTATGGAATGGTTCATGCATAGTTCATGAAACATTTAGTGAGGAGGAGGTTATTAAATTACAATTAAAATATCCCAATTCAGAAATTATTTCACACCCAGAATGCGAGCAAAATCTGTTAGATTTATCTAATTTTATTGGGTCAACAAGTAAACTACTAGAATACGTCCAGAAAAGTAATAATCAGGAATTCATAGTTTTAACAGAACCTGGCATTCTGCACCAGATGAGAATAAAAGAGCCCACAAAGTTATTTATAGAAGGTCCTAGTATAGACGGTTGTAGTTGCAATGAATGTCCTTATATGAGACTGAACAATATTGAGAAATTAATAACTTGTCTAGAAAATTTGGAACCAAGTATTGAAATGGATGAAAATACAAGGCTAAAGGCATATAAACCTATTCAGAAGATGTTGGAAATGAGCAAGTAA